The following DNA comes from Anopheles arabiensis isolate DONGOLA chromosome 3, AaraD3, whole genome shotgun sequence.
GGGAAAATTGCTTcgtgtttagtttttttgtgtatttacgGATTGCTTTTATATATACACTCcaattcaaacaaattgtAAGCGCGACGGACTTCTTCCACTACTACGCGACGATCTCGAATCGGCCTCAGCAAACAGGAGAAACAGAGGTGGTCGTTACGCTCTTCCCCCCGCCGGTCTTCGTTAGCATACTTGTTTTTAGTGTTCACTGGCAACATCGCCCTCTCCGTCGACCGTTTTCATGCCGGTTCCGACCGGTCCGTGGCGTCTTTCCCAGATCATGCGATGCTTCTGCTTCATGTACGCCGTCTTTGCGTTCGCATAACCACCGAGATCACCATCTGTGGGCaaagggaggaaaacaaataaatgagcATTGTGAGATGtaaaagaaccaaaaaaacaaaaatcactaCTTACACTTGATGAACCAGTTCTCGGCCGCCTTTTCGTACGTGTCCAGCAGCGAACGACACTTGCGCTCATGGTCCGGCTGCTCGTACAGCACGCAGTCCTCAAAGCGTTGGCGCAAAATGGCTAGAATTTCATTGTCGACCATCCTGTGGCAAGAGCGAGAAAAGGGGGACGCGAGAAACAAATAGAGTGAAAATATGTTCACATTTATCAAACCCGCAAATGTGGACGGATTTCAATTACAAAATCGAGAAACGAAATGCACTTGTAAGTGCTTTATTTATTGCACATCTTAAACGGTCGTTTGCTGGTCTGTTTGGGAGAATTGAAACGATTTCTCTAAATGGGTGCCGCATCATCCCCCGCGCGTGATTCAAGTGGGTTGATGAGagaaaatcgatcgattgttAGTAGGGTTGCGTGAAACTGTCTGCTCACCGTACCAGACAGATAGTCTCCACTAATGAACAAGATAAAgagtaaatgaaaacaactttcTCAACATCGTTTATTTTGACCATTTAGTGGATCAATTTCAATCAATGTCGATGCTTAATGGGTGTGTATTTTTcggaacaacacaacacaacatcaTCCACATCACGTACTCAATCAATCAATGGACGCGAGATTGGCATGAGCAGATTTATCAATTTGAATTGATACATTAGACGGAGGTAAACAAGCCGCATTCAGCCATTCCATTAGAAAAGAGTGTATTTAAGGCATATTCAAGCTAATTAGCTGCGTTTGTGTGCCTCTTTTTACAAACCACCAGGCTTCTCCATTGCGTCTACTAACAACACACTCCTTTGCCCCATTGTACAAGCTACCAGGCGGCtcctttagtttttatttttctctaaaTAGCACAGAAACAACCCCAAAAACAATAGTAACAATAAAACAGGAAACACTCCATTACTAACCCCAACAACAACGCGCTTAATAAGGTTGTCCCGCCGAAACACACGGTTTGCGGAGATATAAATATCTTTTATTTACATTGTGGCCAGCAAACAAATTCGCacaccgcaccacacacaaaccactACCCGTTGTCGAAGCGATCGTCGTGTTCGACGATTGTGGTTGGAAAATGCATTTGTTTATGTGTTCCAGGCTTGCTCGACCGGCCTTTGCACTTTGCTCATCTGGAACAGGTTGGACATTTTGCTTCTCCCACCCAGCGCG
Coding sequences within:
- the LOC120904546 gene encoding NADH dehydrogenase [ubiquinone] 1 beta subcomplex subunit 10 → MPEAPARNPLDSFLNAVQATIDGPVTWFREKIVEPNRQTYPWYHQKFRRVPSIDQCYTDDAVCIFEANQQFKRDKMVDNEILAILRQRFEDCVLYEQPDHERKCRSLLDTYEKAAENWFIKYGDLGGYANAKTAYMKQKHRMIWERRHGPVGTGMKTVDGEGDVASEH